The sequence TTTCGCGGCCGGGCGGGCGTTCGTGGACCGCAACGGTGACGCGGCGGCCGGCGGGAGCGGCCTCGCTGACCAGGCGGACGCCAGCCGCGTATACCGGCAGGAGCGCTCGGTGGACGCCCGGCCGGCCGGGGACACCGTCCGCCTCACCGTCTACGTTGACCGGTCCTCCGTGGAGGTCTTCGTGGCGGGACGGGCCCTGACGTCCCTGGCGTTTCCACCGGCCGGCACCAAGGAAGCCCGGCTGGTGGCGGAGGGACCGGTATCGCTCAATCGCGGCACCGTCACGCCGCTGGCCGGCATCCGCTAGGCGCCGGCTGCGGCGGTGACGGCGGCCGCTGCCTCCAGCGCCATCCATGCCTGGAGCTGGGTGGAGAGTTCGACGGCGGCGCCCGGCGGATACGTCGCGGCCGCCGGTTTGGCTGCGTGCAGCGAGAAGTTGCTCGTGCCTTCCCGCCGGGCATTTGCCTCGCCGGGGCCGACGGGGCGTCGGCCGGACCAGAGCGCTTCAGCGGTGTCCGTCACCAACCGTGCAGCCGTGGCGCGGGTAGCCGCGGGAAGCCGGCGGTCTGCCGCGGCGAGTGCCAGGTATCGGCAGAGAATCCCGGTGAAGAGGCCGCCGTCGCCTGTTCCTTCGCAGCGCAGCACCGAACCACCGGAGCCCGTGCCGGCTCCGTTGCTGCTGCCCGGGACCGTCAGCAGCCGCTGCACCGCGTCCACCAGGACCGCGGCCCGGGCCAGGTTCGCCTCGCCGCCCAGCTCCAGGAGTGCTCCCAGCACGGGGCCCTGGTTGTAGGTGTATACCGCCCGCTCCAGCACCACCTCTCCGGAGGGATCCAGGCGTGCGCCGTCAAGGTAGAGGGCCTGGTCCGCGTCAAAGAGAGTGGCGTCGAGCCAGTCCAGCAGGGCCTGGGCCTTGGCGTGCTGGCCAGTGCGGGCATAGAACAGGGCCACCGGCGCGGTGGCCGGGGTGTTCTTGAAGTCGCGTTTCTTGCTCCAGAAAGTCCCGCCGCCCAGGTCATCGGTGCAGGCGGCGTCGAACTGCAGCGCCAGCGACGCCCGGACCACGGCGTTGCGGCGGCGGCCTGGACGACGGGTTTCCTCGGCCAGCCTGTCCAGGCGGAGCGTTGCCAGCGCCAGCCACGCCATGTCGTCGTAGTAGCTGTTCACGAAAGTCAGGGCGTTGCGGAGCCTGATCCCGGTGACCAGGCGCGAGGCCAAGTGCCCGGCGCTGGGCCGGCCCGGGCCGTCGAACCGGGCCGCCGGGGTGGCTCCGCCGCCCAGTTCCCGCCGCCCGGCGTCCACCAGGCAGTCAACGTAGTGCGCCTGCCACCAGTAGTGCCAGGGGAGGGCCAGCGATGCGGCAGGCCGCATCCGGCGGAGTGCGGTACGCCATCGCGGCGCTGGCTGGGTGCCCGGCTCCTGCTCCGGCGTTGAGGGGGTGGGCGGTCCGGCCGGGTGCCTGCCCTGCCACAGCGCTGCGCCCAGGTGGGTTCCGGGCAGGAACAGCAGTTTCCGGCCGAACAGGGCGGTCACGGACCGGGCCGCGTGGTTCGCCCTGTCCTGCCAGGCGGTCAAGGAGGTGCTGCTGGACGTCATGCCGTCCACCCTAACCGTGCCGCCGGCACCAGGGAGCGCAGGGCCTCGGGGGTGAGTGCGGCGGCGCGGGATTTCAGTTAACATTCATTAACTGTTGCTCGGGTCGCGCCGCGGCATGGGGACACACATCAAGGAGGATGGATGGACATCAAAGGCAGCGTCGCACTGGTGACAGGCGGGGCGTCCGGGCTGGGAGCAGCCACCGCGCAGAGATTGTTCGACGCCGGCGCATCCGTCGTGCTCGTTGACCTGCCGTCCTCGGGCGGACAGGCACTGGCGGACGAACTGAACGGCCGCGCCGCA comes from Pseudarthrobacter sp. NIBRBAC000502770 and encodes:
- a CDS encoding glycoside hydrolase family 76 protein; translation: MTSSSTSLTAWQDRANHAARSVTALFGRKLLFLPGTHLGAALWQGRHPAGPPTPSTPEQEPGTQPAPRWRTALRRMRPAASLALPWHYWWQAHYVDCLVDAGRRELGGGATPAARFDGPGRPSAGHLASRLVTGIRLRNALTFVNSYYDDMAWLALATLRLDRLAEETRRPGRRRNAVVRASLALQFDAACTDDLGGGTFWSKKRDFKNTPATAPVALFYARTGQHAKAQALLDWLDATLFDADQALYLDGARLDPSGEVVLERAVYTYNQGPVLGALLELGGEANLARAAVLVDAVQRLLTVPGSSNGAGTGSGGSVLRCEGTGDGGLFTGILCRYLALAAADRRLPAATRATAARLVTDTAEALWSGRRPVGPGEANARREGTSNFSLHAAKPAAATYPPGAAVELSTQLQAWMALEAAAAVTAAAGA